Proteins encoded by one window of Candidatus Obscuribacterales bacterium:
- a CDS encoding tetratricopeptide repeat protein, with protein sequence MVKRAKTSLVICTLLLITSSCFNTPAYSQVKRYQIEAAVYKLCQEGKTAIDQKDFAKARDIFLEAAKSDPTSNSKYVHTCLSQSYLQLREFSKAITEAQIVLKLDPNNAYALYIISKANYETGNFDEAARYLQKSNNTDRANKDAEKSNRAACNISAYANLQKATQCIKSNNDIEATKLLQSAIDCDPTPVSPHAHAGLSFVYRRRGYLQRAIQEGNRALALNPQDKATVYNIAMAYRDQGHFDDAIAWMNRYLTMETDQTQRQNALACLKSFQLDKANLQNPDNKLPDYLDESLAQGHTSKWNQDRLPLKLFISSGAGTLGYMNSYRNVMLLAFDAWCEASHNKLAYVVTNDQSKADIIVQWTATPFRRSTDHPNTRKCGETLFRFNDLGDIQEATITILTVNPFNGAPLNSDGECASICIHEVGHALGLGHSPKIADIMYFCTSTLQNGLSPRDKATLSKLYLAYPPIAFAPKAATLPNKIEYLPVPEFMPPLPPDTSKLEPPLFVPPPARQTEPQPPFFTPPALSKPASNESLFFVPSKK encoded by the coding sequence GTGGTAAAGCGAGCCAAAACCAGCCTGGTTATATGCACTCTGCTTTTAATCACCAGCAGTTGTTTTAATACCCCGGCATACAGCCAAGTCAAGAGATACCAGATTGAGGCTGCCGTCTACAAACTCTGCCAGGAAGGTAAGACGGCTATTGATCAAAAGGATTTTGCAAAAGCGCGAGACATATTTTTAGAAGCAGCGAAAAGCGATCCCACATCCAATTCAAAGTATGTGCACACCTGCCTTAGTCAAAGTTATCTTCAGCTCAGAGAATTCAGCAAAGCAATAACTGAAGCGCAAATTGTACTCAAACTTGATCCGAACAACGCCTATGCTTTGTACATCATATCGAAAGCAAATTATGAAACAGGGAATTTCGACGAAGCAGCTCGCTACCTACAAAAAAGTAATAACACGGACAGAGCAAACAAAGACGCCGAAAAATCCAACCGTGCTGCATGTAATATCTCCGCATATGCCAACCTGCAAAAAGCAACTCAATGCATAAAATCAAATAACGATATCGAAGCAACAAAGCTATTACAAAGTGCAATTGATTGTGACCCGACACCTGTCTCACCTCATGCTCACGCCGGTCTTTCATTTGTTTATCGGCGCAGAGGCTATCTGCAAAGGGCCATTCAAGAAGGCAACAGGGCTCTCGCATTAAATCCACAAGACAAAGCAACGGTTTACAACATCGCTATGGCTTATAGAGACCAGGGACACTTTGACGATGCGATAGCTTGGATGAATCGATATCTAACTATGGAGACGGATCAGACACAGCGACAAAACGCTCTTGCCTGCCTTAAAAGTTTCCAGCTCGACAAAGCAAATCTGCAAAACCCGGACAACAAATTACCGGACTATTTGGATGAGTCATTAGCCCAAGGGCACACTAGTAAGTGGAATCAAGATAGGCTGCCGCTGAAACTTTTTATTTCGTCGGGGGCAGGAACACTTGGGTACATGAACTCCTATAGAAATGTAATGCTTCTAGCCTTTGATGCCTGGTGCGAAGCCTCCCACAATAAATTGGCATACGTAGTTACTAATGATCAGTCCAAGGCCGACATTATTGTTCAATGGACTGCAACTCCATTTAGGAGAAGCACTGATCACCCCAACACCAGAAAATGCGGCGAGACTCTTTTCAGATTCAATGACCTTGGCGACATTCAAGAAGCCACCATTACCATATTGACGGTCAACCCTTTTAACGGAGCGCCACTCAATTCTGATGGCGAATGCGCGTCAATTTGCATTCACGAAGTGGGTCACGCTTTGGGGTTGGGCCATTCACCAAAAATCGCAGATATTATGTACTTCTGCACTTCCACTCTCCAAAATGGTTTAAGCCCTAGAGACAAGGCAACACTGTCTAAACTGTACTTGGCGTACCCACCAATTGCCTTTGCACCCAAAGCGGCCACTTTACCCAACAAGATTGAATATCTGCCTGTTCCGGAATTTATGCCGCCACTGCCACCTGACACGTCAAAGCTGGAGCCGCCTTTATTTGTGCCCCCGCCGGCAAGACAAACAGAACCGCAACCACCATTCTTTACACCGCCGGCACTATCTAAACCAGCGTCAAATGAGTCGCTGTTTTTTGTCCCATCGAAGAAGTAA
- a CDS encoding DUF4383 domain-containing protein has product MMSKGLIILLGLSFAVIGLIGFFAPGFMGTHLSVAHNLIHLASGAAALSFGLWGSVRSAKFFALSFGIVYLFLGIAGITAPPGIDSMGMFGYDEHLLVVIPQTLELGTNDALLHLAVGAMFILAFILPQEMITKFEVKSEMPASKTPMLK; this is encoded by the coding sequence ATGATGAGCAAGGGTCTAATCATATTGCTGGGTCTCTCCTTCGCGGTTATCGGATTAATAGGCTTTTTCGCCCCAGGTTTCATGGGTACTCATTTGAGCGTTGCGCATAATTTGATTCACCTTGCCTCAGGGGCAGCTGCCTTGTCCTTTGGACTGTGGGGATCCGTCAGAAGTGCTAAATTCTTCGCGCTTTCATTTGGTATTGTCTATCTATTCTTAGGCATCGCCGGAATTACAGCACCACCTGGTATTGATTCAATGGGCATGTTCGGCTACGACGAACACTTGCTTGTCGTCATACCGCAAACTCTCGAATTAGGCACAAACGATGCCTTGCTTCACTTAGCAGTAGGCGCGATGTTCATACTCGCATTCATACTGCCGCAGGAAATGATCACAAAATTCGAAGTCAAATCGGAAATGCCTGCTAGCAAGACGCCGATGCTTAAGTAA
- a CDS encoding Fic family protein: MYIHELANWPHFSWQDDKLSELLASVRHKQGRLIGRMEALGFDLRRQAVLKVLTQEVVKSNEIEGEILDADQVRSSLARRMGIKIAGLKPADRDVEGVVEMMLDATQHFQNPLTEERLFHWHSLLFPTGQSGWSKINVGNWRDDKSGPMQVVSGAIGREKVHYQAPDAKRLKKEMNAFLKWFETDQGVDLVLKAGVAHLWFVTIHPLDDGNGRIARAIADMMLARSENIAERFYSMSAQIRLERNIYYDMLERTQKGKMEITPWLEWFLACLDRAIDGAHATLGTVLSKAKFFESAQSVNLNDRQKLVLNKLLDGFEGKLTSSKWAKLAKCSQDTANRDINDLVRQSILVKDAAGGRSTSYSLAEENTN; this comes from the coding sequence GTGTACATCCATGAATTAGCCAACTGGCCACATTTTTCGTGGCAAGACGACAAATTGAGCGAACTCTTGGCTTCGGTGCGCCACAAGCAAGGACGTCTAATTGGTCGCATGGAGGCCTTGGGCTTTGACCTGCGCAGACAGGCAGTGTTGAAAGTCTTGACTCAAGAAGTCGTTAAGTCCAATGAGATTGAAGGCGAAATTCTTGATGCCGATCAAGTGCGTTCGTCCTTAGCCAGAAGAATGGGAATCAAAATTGCCGGACTAAAACCTGCTGATAGAGATGTTGAAGGTGTCGTTGAAATGATGCTTGATGCCACGCAGCACTTTCAAAATCCATTGACTGAGGAGCGTTTGTTTCATTGGCATAGCCTTTTATTCCCTACCGGTCAAAGCGGTTGGAGCAAAATAAATGTCGGAAACTGGCGCGACGATAAATCCGGACCAATGCAAGTTGTCTCCGGTGCCATTGGACGCGAGAAAGTGCACTACCAAGCGCCTGATGCTAAACGACTGAAAAAGGAAATGAATGCCTTTCTCAAATGGTTTGAAACGGATCAAGGAGTTGATCTCGTTTTGAAAGCGGGCGTTGCTCATCTTTGGTTTGTCACCATTCACCCGCTCGACGATGGCAATGGGCGAATTGCCAGAGCAATCGCCGACATGATGCTGGCGCGCTCTGAAAATATTGCCGAACGCTTTTACAGCATGTCGGCACAAATTCGCTTGGAGCGAAATATTTATTACGACATGCTTGAACGCACGCAAAAGGGAAAAATGGAAATTACTCCCTGGCTGGAGTGGTTTCTAGCTTGCCTCGATCGCGCCATTGATGGCGCTCATGCAACATTGGGCACTGTATTAAGCAAAGCAAAATTCTTTGAGTCCGCCCAGTCAGTTAATTTGAATGATCGTCAAAAGCTTGTCTTGAACAAACTGCTTGATGGATTTGAAGGTAAGTTGACGTCATCTAAGTGGGCCAAGTTGGCTAAGTGCTCGCAAGACACGGCAAACAGAGATATTAATGATTTAGTAAGACAAAGTATTTTGGTGAAAGATGCAGCCGGCGGACGCAGCACAAGCTACTCGCTGGCAGAAGAAAACACCAATTGA
- a CDS encoding DUF429 domain-containing protein: MSDTIIAGVDFSSSKTTQHETWLVVGKLGSLGLEILETKKLGAHALGQELAQHKALSMIGIDCPFSLPADFLQFLATKKMKKDYQNWQNIVEELIFITYEEFIELVKEYGKEPKRVTDGTTALSPLHKKNPSMTDVTYYGMRLLASLAPMRFFVVPFQDPIPLGCAVLEVNTSDTLRYFGLPNTGYASKEKDGEEKIKELRHKILHSLIELKEKKGITYKDVPRLTVPKALEHNFVNSEHALDALISCYAIALYTGHKDMFDDPYSTDQIEVLLEGWTFRPKIPVKK, encoded by the coding sequence ATGTCTGACACAATCATTGCCGGTGTCGATTTCAGCAGTTCCAAAACAACGCAGCACGAAACTTGGCTGGTCGTCGGTAAATTGGGATCACTTGGTCTGGAAATTTTGGAAACCAAAAAATTAGGGGCACATGCCTTAGGACAAGAGCTCGCTCAGCACAAAGCACTTTCCATGATAGGCATCGACTGTCCATTTTCATTGCCGGCGGATTTTTTGCAATTCCTCGCCACAAAGAAAATGAAGAAGGACTATCAAAACTGGCAAAACATTGTCGAAGAACTGATTTTCATCACCTACGAAGAATTCATTGAATTAGTAAAAGAATACGGCAAAGAACCAAAGCGCGTCACAGACGGCACCACAGCGCTCAGTCCTTTGCACAAGAAAAATCCATCAATGACGGATGTCACCTACTACGGCATGCGTCTTCTAGCGTCACTTGCCCCAATGAGATTCTTTGTTGTGCCGTTTCAAGATCCAATTCCGCTGGGCTGCGCGGTACTGGAAGTAAACACTAGCGATACGCTTCGTTATTTTGGTTTGCCAAATACCGGTTATGCGAGCAAAGAAAAGGACGGCGAAGAGAAGATAAAAGAACTCCGCCACAAAATTCTGCATTCTTTGATTGAACTCAAAGAAAAGAAAGGCATCACATACAAAGATGTCCCTCGACTGACAGTACCAAAAGCTCTGGAGCACAACTTCGTCAATTCCGAGCACGCTTTAGACGCGCTCATTTCTTGTTACGCGATTGCGCTCTACACAGGGCACAAAGACATGTTTGATGATCCGTACTCGACAGATCAAATAGAAGTCTTGCTTGAAGGCTGGACATTCCGCCCGAAAATCCCGGTTAAGAAATAA
- a CDS encoding DEAD/DEAH box helicase has translation MKFKPGDCFGFFDNRAQAWDNWLNSLESIKKQEKSVSGRLFETEIKEPFIKDEKLINFEQLGLAKPTASLLQKIGFEQPTEIQEKAIPAVLDRKDLMASAQTGSGKTAAFALPIIEKLKPQGNKPQALVLAPTRELAVQIEKEFQRFGQQKNVRVLSVYGGTGYDRQIRLLRRGVDVIVATPGRLFDHIERKTVDLSMIKYLVLDEADRMLDMGFMPQVRRIVAKLSKERQTLMFSATIDKRVEQLASEYLKNPVTVRVNPQQVEAKEIEQCVYHVDESGKEALLLKLLNEEDMKSVLVFTRTRRKAGRIRDRLRQSNVQAEEIHGDISQSQREKTLSRYRAGAFNVLVATDVAARGLDIPSISHVVNYDLPDSAADYVHRIGRTGRAGRTGVALSFVSIEQRYLVRDIEKITGRQLCLPDGSPAVKPPKKSSMRRLSMGGRRR, from the coding sequence GTGAAATTCAAGCCTGGTGACTGTTTTGGCTTTTTTGACAACCGGGCTCAAGCATGGGATAATTGGTTGAATTCTTTAGAGTCCATCAAGAAGCAGGAGAAATCAGTCTCAGGTCGCTTGTTTGAGACTGAGATTAAAGAGCCCTTCATAAAGGACGAAAAATTGATTAATTTTGAACAGCTTGGCTTGGCCAAGCCGACTGCTAGTTTGTTGCAAAAAATTGGCTTTGAGCAGCCGACTGAAATACAAGAAAAAGCTATTCCCGCCGTATTAGATCGCAAAGATCTAATGGCGTCTGCCCAGACAGGTTCCGGCAAAACTGCCGCATTTGCTTTGCCTATTATTGAAAAACTGAAACCGCAAGGCAACAAGCCTCAAGCGTTGGTGTTAGCACCAACTCGCGAATTGGCTGTGCAAATTGAAAAAGAGTTTCAGAGATTCGGACAACAGAAAAATGTCCGTGTCTTGTCTGTGTATGGTGGCACAGGTTATGACAGACAGATTCGTTTATTGCGCCGTGGTGTGGATGTAATCGTTGCAACACCAGGACGACTATTTGATCACATTGAGAGAAAGACCGTTGATCTATCCATGATCAAATATCTTGTTCTCGATGAAGCCGACCGTATGTTGGACATGGGCTTCATGCCTCAAGTAAGACGCATTGTTGCTAAGCTGAGCAAAGAGCGTCAAACTCTTATGTTTTCCGCTACTATTGATAAGCGTGTAGAACAGCTAGCCTCTGAATATTTGAAGAACCCTGTGACTGTTCGTGTTAATCCGCAACAAGTCGAAGCAAAAGAGATTGAGCAATGTGTTTATCACGTTGATGAATCAGGCAAGGAAGCTTTATTACTTAAGCTGCTCAACGAAGAAGACATGAAGTCGGTACTTGTGTTTACACGCACGCGCCGTAAGGCTGGTCGCATTAGAGATAGGCTCCGCCAGTCAAATGTGCAAGCTGAAGAAATTCACGGTGACATATCGCAGTCTCAGCGAGAGAAGACTCTTTCCCGCTATCGCGCTGGCGCTTTCAATGTGCTAGTAGCTACAGACGTTGCTGCTCGTGGATTAGATATTCCAAGCATCAGCCATGTCGTGAATTACGACCTGCCGGATAGTGCTGCTGACTATGTGCATCGCATCGGTAGAACAGGACGTGCCGGTCGTACAGGCGTTGCTCTTTCTTTTGTAAGCATTGAACAACGCTATCTCGTGCGCGATATCGAAAAAATAACAGGCCGCCAGTTGTGTCTGCCCGATGGTAGCCCAGCTGTTAAGCCTCCAAAAAAATCGTCGATGAGACGCCTATCTATGGGCGGCAGAAGACGCTAA
- a CDS encoding tetratricopeptide repeat protein, producing MDMTREKLEECLGLARSAGERRLAVQALVHLSDLDQAEGHMRQAIEHLLSALSDSLDTSDKQAVEFCFGKLGLVYLADGQYEKAAQCFRNALDNGMESPNKIAWTGSLGQSLAELGQYDEALACFVEVLEGAKQEGDIVSQSICLGSTGNLHYEQNHLSEADKNYQQALAMSVEAGDERLQAIWQGNIASTKAKLGDPDAAIDACKQALNFAQTSGDKTLEAAHLDTIGDCYMIKGEADTASQFYKQALELSQSIGWSPFERVYLGNLARAQFRLGNNNAAFDLFSQAIDQFDAQRSSLRSDFLKTSFSTRGHDLYKDMIELCLKDGKRVEALEYISRSKSRAMLDLLGNSPIDISDLSNTIDESLAKLIAEEKDLREQIRHLERVFGDGTGNESRGGGSSGPDMNKLYTQWRQTIEQLKSRHPNYANMVSVDALSFSEMQTLWQGNLLASDVAIIEYFVTEKYLLAMAIWKNASEPTYSILRDPNELQSLNKDLKTFLEMVSTEGWQVPDTLSKRLYEKLLAPLAKDIPENISSLIIIPHESLYHVPFAALHDGCGYLVEKWTISHLPSTSLIPILKNRTIDKDNLRYLLSTVSDYSATRNSVLVPYSDLRSAAGFNDLTHAKQEAKNVLSITKEEQTTVISDKEVGKLLPRLFNQHEVVHFAGHAVFHPDQPLASGLVMSDGHVLTAASILNSGALRTKNGKLMVLSACQTGLNQVTSGGEIIGLTRALMYAGMPNLILSLWEVADESTAKLMQGFYQAWQGGVVSVAKALQEAQIKGLKEGLAPHAWAPFIHIGIE from the coding sequence ATGGATATGACCCGAGAGAAATTGGAAGAGTGTCTGGGACTTGCGCGTTCGGCCGGCGAGCGTCGGCTGGCCGTTCAGGCACTGGTTCATCTTTCGGATTTGGACCAAGCTGAAGGGCACATGAGACAGGCAATCGAGCATCTCTTAAGCGCATTGTCGGATTCGTTAGATACATCCGATAAGCAAGCTGTGGAATTTTGTTTCGGTAAGTTAGGATTGGTCTATTTGGCAGACGGGCAATATGAGAAGGCCGCACAATGTTTCCGGAATGCGCTGGATAACGGAATGGAAAGCCCAAATAAAATAGCTTGGACCGGCAGTCTTGGGCAGAGTCTTGCGGAGCTTGGTCAATATGACGAGGCGCTGGCCTGCTTCGTTGAAGTATTAGAAGGAGCGAAGCAAGAAGGTGACATAGTCTCGCAGTCTATTTGTTTGGGCAGCACCGGCAATTTACATTACGAACAGAATCATTTGAGCGAGGCTGACAAAAATTACCAGCAGGCATTGGCTATGTCGGTGGAAGCTGGTGATGAAAGGCTGCAAGCGATTTGGCAAGGCAATATCGCTTCGACGAAAGCTAAGCTCGGAGATCCAGACGCGGCAATCGACGCTTGCAAGCAAGCTCTAAATTTTGCTCAAACTAGTGGCGACAAGACTCTGGAAGCGGCACATCTAGACACGATAGGTGATTGTTACATGATCAAAGGCGAAGCTGATACTGCTTCGCAATTCTACAAGCAAGCTCTGGAGTTGAGCCAAAGCATAGGCTGGAGTCCATTTGAAAGAGTCTATTTGGGCAATCTGGCTAGGGCACAATTTAGACTGGGCAATAACAATGCCGCCTTTGATCTATTCTCGCAAGCTATCGATCAATTCGATGCGCAGCGAAGCAGTCTACGATCAGATTTTTTGAAAACAAGTTTCTCCACTCGCGGTCATGATTTGTATAAAGACATGATTGAATTGTGTCTGAAAGACGGCAAACGAGTCGAAGCATTAGAATACATCAGCCGCTCAAAATCACGGGCAATGCTGGATCTTTTAGGCAATTCCCCAATAGATATTTCAGATTTATCCAATACCATTGATGAAAGCCTTGCCAAATTGATTGCTGAAGAAAAAGATTTGCGTGAGCAAATTCGTCATCTTGAAAGAGTATTCGGCGACGGCACCGGCAATGAATCGCGCGGAGGCGGCAGCTCCGGCCCAGATATGAATAAGCTCTATACGCAATGGCGCCAGACTATTGAGCAGTTAAAGAGTCGTCATCCCAACTATGCCAATATGGTCTCGGTCGATGCGCTTTCCTTTTCTGAAATGCAAACACTATGGCAAGGAAATCTTCTTGCCAGCGACGTTGCGATAATTGAATATTTCGTCACGGAAAAATATCTGCTGGCAATGGCCATCTGGAAGAATGCTTCTGAACCAACCTATTCCATATTAAGAGATCCCAACGAACTACAATCGCTCAATAAGGACTTGAAGACATTTCTCGAGATGGTCTCGACCGAAGGTTGGCAGGTACCGGACACGTTATCGAAACGTCTTTATGAAAAGCTTCTTGCACCTCTTGCTAAAGACATCCCAGAAAATATCAGTTCTTTGATTATTATCCCTCACGAGTCGCTTTATCATGTACCGTTTGCAGCACTGCATGATGGCTGCGGTTATCTGGTGGAGAAATGGACAATTAGCCATTTGCCGAGTACCAGTCTCATTCCAATTTTGAAAAATAGAACAATCGACAAGGACAATTTGCGGTATTTGCTCTCAACCGTTAGTGACTATTCCGCCACACGCAATTCGGTACTTGTTCCTTATTCGGACTTGCGATCGGCGGCTGGATTCAATGACCTCACTCATGCAAAGCAAGAAGCTAAGAATGTTCTTTCCATTACGAAAGAGGAACAAACAACTGTTATTTCCGACAAAGAAGTCGGCAAGCTATTACCAAGGCTTTTCAATCAACATGAAGTTGTGCACTTTGCCGGTCACGCTGTTTTTCATCCCGACCAACCGTTAGCCTCAGGGCTTGTTATGTCTGACGGGCATGTCTTAACAGCAGCGTCCATATTAAACAGCGGAGCTTTGAGAACCAAAAACGGGAAGCTCATGGTCTTGTCTGCTTGTCAGACCGGACTGAATCAAGTCACTTCCGGAGGTGAAATTATTGGCTTAACGAGAGCGTTAATGTACGCAGGCATGCCAAATCTAATTTTGAGCCTCTGGGAAGTAGCCGATGAGTCAACCGCTAAGTTAATGCAGGGCTTCTATCAAGCTTGGCAGGGAGGCGTAGTCTCTGTTGCCAAAGCCCTGCAAGAAGCACAAATAAAAGGGCTCAAAGAAGGTCTTGCGCCACATGCCTGGGCCCCATTTATTCACATTGGCATTGAATAA
- a CDS encoding Spy/CpxP family protein refolding chaperone, with amino-acid sequence MTRSRLILPVLLALLAAPSMVSAQTTFEGGQPQRDPLAVYKEVGINAEQEAKIRQLSKEFEDASRVRDERVKNLMGEVFELSLQPAPDEATVLAKQDEMNKVQAEKATERVKLLLAIRNVLTAEQKQRLVTIIEERTRTPSALNQSAGQIQK; translated from the coding sequence ATGACCCGCTCGCGTTTAATATTGCCTGTTTTACTAGCTTTGCTCGCTGCACCGTCCATGGTGTCAGCTCAGACAACTTTTGAAGGTGGACAGCCCCAAAGAGATCCGTTGGCTGTCTACAAAGAAGTGGGCATCAACGCCGAACAAGAAGCGAAGATCAGGCAACTAAGCAAAGAGTTCGAAGACGCTTCCCGCGTGCGCGATGAGCGCGTCAAAAACCTGATGGGTGAGGTATTTGAACTTTCGTTGCAGCCGGCTCCAGACGAAGCGACAGTGCTCGCCAAGCAAGATGAAATGAACAAAGTGCAAGCAGAGAAAGCCACCGAACGCGTCAAATTGCTTTTGGCAATTCGCAATGTACTTACAGCAGAACAAAAGCAACGATTAGTAACAATAATAGAAGAGCGAACCCGCACTCCTTCTGCGCTTAATCAGAGTGCTGGTCAGATACAGAAATAA
- a CDS encoding hydrogenase maturation protease, which produces MQKSMQLNKSNCRKQQQDCAGVAIISIGNVLRQDDGIGFAVLDRLCEEITYPFCRFDLDCYSNHLIDCLKGHNLAIIVDSTLNQGNPGNVTLIDLNAAIKHRQTLRLNSCHTLSLLDELQLAQWQSQLPEKLYFFGVEANNTDWTEGLTPVLQKKLPLITQQLKEALDILSTSNSHA; this is translated from the coding sequence ATGCAAAAATCAATGCAACTAAATAAGAGCAACTGCCGGAAACAACAACAAGATTGCGCAGGAGTTGCAATTATCAGTATAGGCAATGTGCTTCGACAGGACGACGGTATAGGCTTCGCCGTTCTAGATAGGCTTTGCGAAGAAATTACTTACCCATTTTGCCGTTTTGATTTAGATTGCTACAGCAACCACCTCATTGACTGCCTGAAAGGTCATAACCTGGCAATTATTGTTGATTCGACACTCAATCAAGGGAACCCCGGCAATGTCACACTCATCGACTTGAATGCGGCAATCAAACATAGACAGACATTAAGGCTTAATTCCTGCCACACATTGTCACTACTTGACGAATTGCAACTAGCACAATGGCAAAGCCAATTGCCGGAAAAACTTTATTTCTTTGGAGTTGAAGCAAATAATACAGACTGGACCGAGGGCTTGACGCCGGTATTACAGAAGAAACTACCCTTAATTACCCAACAGCTAAAAGAGGCTCTAGATATTTTGAGCACAAGTAACAGCCATGCATGA
- a CDS encoding hydrogenase maturation nickel metallochaperone HypA — protein sequence MHETAIAKAILDRITDRLGNLRSTSNATSVQVRVGEFRNVDPESLSFAFDSLKKEYPTCIACTLNLELIETRALCKDGRHEYKASADNAYRCPNCGSAIGTLVSGEELHITKIVVSQNK from the coding sequence ATGCATGAAACCGCAATAGCCAAAGCCATATTGGATCGTATTACTGATCGTCTAGGTAACTTGCGTAGCACCTCAAATGCAACATCAGTTCAGGTTCGTGTTGGCGAATTTCGCAACGTCGATCCTGAAAGCCTATCTTTTGCTTTTGACAGTCTCAAAAAAGAATATCCAACCTGTATAGCATGTACTCTAAATCTAGAATTAATTGAGACAAGGGCTCTTTGCAAGGATGGTCGTCACGAGTACAAAGCATCTGCTGACAATGCCTATCGCTGTCCTAATTGCGGCAGCGCGATAGGCACGTTGGTATCCGGGGAAGAATTACACATAACAAAAATTGTCGTTTCTCAAAACAAGTAA
- the hypB gene encoding hydrogenase nickel incorporation protein HypB: MHGPTELHILERLLEDNEQLASHNQEHFDELGLLAVNLMSAPGAGKTSLIKSTAKLMPIDCPIAVIEGDMVGELDVERLREDNIPAYQISTGRACHLDAQMVAQLLHTTKLPDCKILFLENVGNLVCPAEFPLGEHLRIVLLSITEGDDKPIKYPVIFHNCDAVIFTKSDLLPFCKFSLEKAKEAISNLNPAVEFFVVSTISGDGLLQWRDWIVEKASKKMSHLQIGL, translated from the coding sequence ATGCACGGACCAACCGAATTACACATACTGGAAAGACTCTTGGAAGACAACGAACAGTTGGCTTCTCATAATCAAGAGCACTTCGACGAATTGGGTTTATTGGCTGTCAACTTGATGAGCGCTCCCGGTGCGGGCAAAACTTCACTGATCAAATCCACGGCCAAGCTGATGCCGATTGACTGCCCCATAGCGGTCATTGAAGGAGATATGGTCGGCGAGCTGGATGTAGAACGTTTGCGTGAAGACAATATACCCGCCTATCAGATTTCGACTGGAAGAGCCTGCCATTTAGATGCCCAAATGGTAGCGCAACTTTTGCATACGACTAAATTGCCTGATTGCAAGATTTTATTTTTAGAAAACGTCGGCAATCTAGTTTGTCCAGCTGAATTTCCATTAGGAGAACACTTGCGAATCGTGCTTCTCTCAATAACTGAAGGCGATGACAAACCAATTAAGTATCCGGTTATTTTCCACAACTGCGATGCGGTCATTTTCACCAAGTCTGATTTATTGCCATTTTGTAAGTTCTCACTTGAAAAAGCCAAGGAAGCAATAAGTAATCTCAATCCGGCAGTTGAATTTTTCGTTGTATCAACTATTTCCGGCGACGGTTTGTTACAGTGGCGTGACTGGATAGTTGAAAAAGCAAGCAAGAAGATGTCTCACCTACAAATTGGGCTTTAA
- a CDS encoding HypC/HybG/HupF family hydrogenase formation chaperone yields the protein MPAKIVSIIGQIATVEQKGMEREVLLAVPQASVGDFALVYGNAVIALISEAEASESTALITRLEEAARRA from the coding sequence ATGCCCGCTAAAATTGTCTCAATCATCGGTCAAATAGCAACGGTCGAACAAAAGGGCATGGAACGAGAAGTATTATTGGCAGTACCCCAAGCATCTGTAGGCGACTTTGCTTTGGTTTATGGTAATGCTGTAATTGCCTTAATTAGTGAAGCAGAAGCAAGTGAGTCAACTGCGCTGATTACCCGATTAGAGGAGGCGGCCCGCCGGGCTTGA